The following are from one region of the Camelus dromedarius isolate mCamDro1 chromosome 16, mCamDro1.pat, whole genome shotgun sequence genome:
- the GAST gene encoding gastrin produces the protein MQRLCAFALILVLALAASSEASWKPSSQLQEAPLAPGANRGQEQHGLDRLGPASHHRRQLGLEAPPHLVADLSKKQGPWLEEEEEAYGWMDFGRRSAEEGDQHP, from the exons ATGCAGCGACTGTGTGCGTTTGCCCTGATCTTGGTGCTGGCTCTGGCTGCCTCCTCCGAAGCTTCTTGGAAGCCCAGCTCCCAGTTGCAGGAGGCACCTTTGGCTCCAGGGGCCAATAGAGGCCAGGAGCAGCATGGGCTGGACCGGCTGGGCCCAGCCTCTCACCACCGAAGGCAGCTGGGGCTTGAGGCTCCCCCACATCTGGTGGCAG ACCTGTCTAAGAAGCAGGGGCCATGgctggaggaagaagaagaagcatATGGATGGATGGACTTCGGCCGCCGCAGTGCTGAGGAAGGGGACCAACATCCTTAG
- the EIF1 gene encoding eukaryotic translation initiation factor 1, translated as MSAIQNLHSFDPFADASKGDDLLPAGTEDYIHIRIQQRNGRKTLTTVQGIADDYDKKKLVKAFKKKFACNGTVIEHPEYGEVIQLQGDQRKNICQFLVEIGLAKDDQLKVHGF; from the exons ATGTCCGCTATCCAGAACCTCCACTCTTTCG ACCCCTTTGCTGATGCAAGTAAGGGTGATGATCTGCTTCCTGCTGGCACTGAAGATTATATCCATATAAGAATTCAACAGAGAAACGGCAGGAAAACCCTTACCACTGTCCAAGGGATCGCTGATGATTACGATAAAAAGAAATTGGTGAAGGCGTTTAAGAAG AAATTTGCCTGCAATGGTACTGTAATTGAGCATCCGGAATATGGAGAAGTGATTCAGCTACAGGGTGACCAGCGCAAGAACATATGTCAGTTCCTCGTAGAG ATTGGACTGGCTAAGGACGACCAGCTGAAGGTTCATGGGTTTTAA